A region of Egicoccus sp. AB-alg6-2 DNA encodes the following proteins:
- a CDS encoding Hpt domain-containing protein, whose translation MSDDSLADAVAALWRQLAPAQLAAATSLEEAAARVEADPADAVAWSQVRDQAHRLAGTLGSFGQDEAGRVAQALEARVGGTVEPDVELRRAARALAVELRQRIERSIQP comes from the coding sequence GTGAGCGACGACTCGTTGGCCGACGCCGTCGCGGCCCTGTGGCGCCAGCTGGCACCGGCCCAGTTGGCGGCGGCGACGTCGCTCGAAGAAGCGGCGGCGCGCGTCGAGGCGGACCCGGCCGACGCCGTGGCTTGGTCGCAAGTTCGCGACCAGGCGCATCGTCTGGCCGGCACCCTCGGCTCGTTCGGGCAGGACGAGGCCGGTCGGGTCGCGCAGGCACTCGAGGCCCGGGTGGGCGGCACCGTCGAGCCCGATGTCGAGCTCCGCCGGGCAGCGCGTGCGTTGGCCGTCGAACTGCGGCAGCGCATCGAGCGCTCGATCCAGCCCTAG
- a CDS encoding ferrochelatase, which translates to MTTDYDAILLVSFGGPEQEDDVIPFMERVTAGRGIPRERLEEVSQHYFQFGGRSPINDQNRQFKAALEQLLAIEGPDLPVYWGNRNWHPLLADTLREMRDDGVQRALCFVTSAYSSYSGCRQYREDLAAARTEVGEGAPTLDKIRVYYNHPGFVAPQITIIERALRQLPDDVRDDAVLVFTTHSIPWTMSRHSDYEVQHYETCRLVAASFPGRPWQLVFNSRSGPEHVPWLEPDVNDHLEELAGRGVRAVVVVPIGFVSDHMEVIYDLDVEAAETAERLGLAFVRADTVGTNEAFVRGVRDLIRERVDGSEPAALGTRGPNWDVCPVDCCFTPGQEARPTVAQAAPRSRPAGTPSEHRGTAAD; encoded by the coding sequence ATGGAGCGGGTCACCGCCGGCCGCGGCATCCCGCGTGAGCGCCTCGAGGAGGTCAGCCAGCACTACTTCCAGTTCGGGGGCCGCTCGCCGATCAACGACCAGAACCGGCAGTTCAAGGCGGCGCTGGAGCAGTTGTTGGCGATCGAGGGGCCGGACCTGCCTGTCTACTGGGGCAACCGGAACTGGCATCCGCTGCTCGCCGACACCCTGCGCGAGATGCGCGACGACGGCGTGCAGCGTGCGCTGTGCTTCGTCACCAGCGCGTACTCGTCGTACTCGGGCTGCCGTCAGTACCGCGAGGACCTCGCCGCCGCCCGCACCGAGGTCGGTGAGGGGGCACCGACGCTGGACAAGATCCGCGTCTACTACAACCACCCCGGGTTCGTGGCCCCGCAGATCACGATCATCGAGCGGGCACTGCGGCAGCTGCCCGACGACGTGCGCGACGACGCCGTGCTGGTCTTCACCACCCACTCCATCCCCTGGACGATGTCGCGCCACAGTGACTACGAGGTCCAGCACTACGAGACCTGCCGGCTCGTCGCCGCGAGCTTCCCGGGCCGCCCGTGGCAGCTGGTGTTCAACTCCCGTTCGGGGCCCGAGCACGTGCCGTGGCTCGAGCCCGACGTCAACGACCACCTCGAGGAGCTCGCCGGCCGCGGGGTACGGGCCGTGGTGGTGGTGCCGATCGGCTTCGTCTCCGACCACATGGAGGTCATCTACGACCTCGACGTCGAGGCCGCCGAGACCGCGGAACGGCTCGGGCTCGCGTTCGTCCGTGCCGACACGGTCGGGACGAACGAGGCGTTCGTGCGTGGGGTCCGCGACCTGATCCGCGAGCGCGTCGACGGCAGCGAGCCCGCTGCGCTCGGCACCCGTGGCCCCAACTGGGACGTCTGCCCGGTCGACTGCTGCTTCACGCCGGGTCAGGAGGCCAGGCCGACCGTCGCACAGGCGGCCCCGCGTTCCCGCCCGGCCGGGACGCCGTCGGAACACCGGGGTACCGCCGCGGACTAG